The sequence below is a genomic window from Desulfobulbus oligotrophicus.
GACAAGCTTCCGGCAATAATAGATGAGTTTGTTGAGGAAATTATCGCCATGGGACCGAATCCGTTCAAGGGATTCTAAGTGGAACAGGCACCGTAGCCGTCATCTTATCTGTCGAAGATGACGGCTGCCCCATTCTGCCGTAATTGGCTCAATGACGAGTTGTGGTGATTTTTATAGTTTTCGACAGGAGGAACTCATGTCTATGCACGTGCAACCTGATATTGAATTTATTAAAGCTTTAAAAGAGGTTGGTGGCGACACGTTAAAACAGTGCTACCAGTGCGCAAGCTGTTCAGTTGCTTGTCAGGTTTGTACTGACAGCCATCCATTTCCCCGTAAACAGATGGTCCTTGCCAACTGGGGTCTTGCTGAAAAAGCCATGATGGATCCCGGCGTGTACCTCTGCCACCTGTGTGGCGATTGTACCGAGATATGTCCTCGTGGGGCAAGGCCTGGCGATGTAATGGCCGCTATCCGCGCCTATGCGTATCGCGCACTGGGTTGGCCTAAGGCGCTGGCTGATCTCTGCAGTTCTGCCAAAAATCTTCCCATGCTCATTGGGATACCCTCAATTGTGATTTTTGTTTTATGGCTTATCTCCGGCGGGATGCACATTCCATCGGGGGAGCAGTTCGCCAAAGTCGGCTACACTCATTTTTTTGGTCATTGGGATTTTAAATGGCTTTCTAAGAACGTACTGTTCATCGACATTATTTTTCTGACAGCGGCTGGTATTGCTGTAACCTCCGTCTACAAGGGGGTCTCGCGCCTGTGGAGGGGAATGTCGGAGGCAACCGGTCTGACTGAGGTGCCATACCGGCCTTCAGTGATCCAGTTTGTCAAGCAGTTCTTGTGGCCGTCTATTGTTGAAATCCTTGAGCATTCACGCTTCAAAAAATGCACGGCCCACTCAGACCGGGTAAGAGGGCATCTGCCTTTGGTTTTTGCATTTATTGGCCTGTTTTTTGTTACGTGCTATTCCATGTTTACTCAGGATGTGATCGGTATCTTCATACCATCGATGCACGGTCCGATTTCCATGTGGAATCCTGTTAAATGGCTGGCTAACGTTGCGGCGGTGGCCATGATTGTTGGTATAGGCATTCTTTGGATGAACAGAAGCCGGATGGAGGCCACCGGTAAAGCAAAAAACACCTTTTACGATTGGTTTTTGATCTGGATCATAATGGGTGTGGGGGTAACCGGCTTAGGTGCGGAACTGTTACGGTTGGTCGGGATCCCCTCTCTGGGATACATTGTTTATTATCTTCACCTTATCTCCGTTGCCATGCTCTTTCTTTATATGCCGTACACGAAGTTTGCCCATATAGTGTACCGCACTTTTGCCATGGCGTTTGAACGTTACCGTGATTCATCCTTTATTAAGGATCCGTTGAACGCCTGAATCGCAGATCTCTAAGCAGAAAAACCGGGGGTTCGGCCCCCGGTTTTTTTATTTGTATGAAAAAATATATTGATTTATTGTTTTTACGGAGTATATTTGTCGGGCTAAAGCTGGCGTAGCTCAATTGGCAGAGCACCTGATTTGTAATCAGGGGGTTGCGGGTTCAAGTCCCATCGCCAGCTCCAGAGATTCAGCAGTGCAAAATAAACGAGTATAGTGAGTGGCGGGTTTGTGTTATGCCTGCCTTTTTTGCATGTTACA
It includes:
- the qmoC gene encoding quinone-interacting membrane-bound oxidoreductase complex subunit QmoC, which gives rise to MSMHVQPDIEFIKALKEVGGDTLKQCYQCASCSVACQVCTDSHPFPRKQMVLANWGLAEKAMMDPGVYLCHLCGDCTEICPRGARPGDVMAAIRAYAYRALGWPKALADLCSSAKNLPMLIGIPSIVIFVLWLISGGMHIPSGEQFAKVGYTHFFGHWDFKWLSKNVLFIDIIFLTAAGIAVTSVYKGVSRLWRGMSEATGLTEVPYRPSVIQFVKQFLWPSIVEILEHSRFKKCTAHSDRVRGHLPLVFAFIGLFFVTCYSMFTQDVIGIFIPSMHGPISMWNPVKWLANVAAVAMIVGIGILWMNRSRMEATGKAKNTFYDWFLIWIIMGVGVTGLGAELLRLVGIPSLGYIVYYLHLISVAMLFLYMPYTKFAHIVYRTFAMAFERYRDSSFIKDPLNA